A window of the Hordeum vulgare subsp. vulgare chromosome 5H, MorexV3_pseudomolecules_assembly, whole genome shotgun sequence genome harbors these coding sequences:
- the LOC123453053 gene encoding uncharacterized protein LOC123453053 isoform X2: protein MAEMAMMATQSVVLRLVVVLKDALQLQGARGLNLERSTSGDTPLQQVPELRLNICMVSEMFVQILTTGLGALVLVWGTVVLLGGFSDSLQKVDFWVITAIVFIQTARIVGINVSPEAEFFNQVPPAFLELGAEHYTEWGRRRPLTGRAIGSKFIYYAMLLLGNASEFISIMAFLAILVVAVKIIAGLGCISLSIYRLVALLSGHHDDSNVFRALILFYALVLLQGGLFILWLCLKLYRSYLANHVSCKYGLEDNRELIDKYMDKTLSTAIKNGVSSTINRNLASFASDLIKSDYSQDHTDAVLVMHTLTSQEEHRTRTLSQIQSSPLCVSRLLDMVTSKSRTDQRTKICIAEIVAHLASNLRLADISGATESISSMINPYFTKISAPATNVNIDHQTAIDITTDPQGLVQLASGTSGAESKPLIIHGLLILAKLAVNPDNCKHIYDYKGLLSKIISPVKNKVYDMPRDDGITMEITEKALEVVSMLVSGTDETNEKIRREICSNGIAVNDIRSILEKGHMYNKLKVPATKILTELSLDTFTQPTLGLDGVAIFINYLMGILFAAANVSEELKNTAGEALAVLAMDNANCMRIMDFSRETIQLLTDMIPTENARLYQTAIAQLLMQLCANSNPAEREERLASVKTNLHEVFLELEEAKQAKMLEIEATNDKIKAKEVALASMKTGVKIMKVGLNTVSPRKKLWFEKMHAEMLNFDQL from the exons ATGGCAGAGATGGCGATGATGGCGACTCAATCCGTGGTGCTTCGACTTGTGGTCGTCTTGAAGGATGCACTCCAGCTGCAAGGTGCTCGAGGACTCAACCTTGAACGGTCAACGAGCGGAGACACGCCCTTGCAACAGGTGCCGGAGCTGCGACTTAACATCTGCATGGTATCCGAGATGTTCGTGCAGATCCTTACCACGGGGCTCGGCGCCCTTGTCTTAGTCTGGGGGACCGTCGTCCTGCTCGGCGGTTTCTCCGATTCTCTACAGAAGGTTGATTTCTGGGTCATCACCGCTATCGTCTTCATCCAAACAGCCAG GATCGTGGGCATAAATGTAAGCCCGGAGGCAGAATTTTTCAACCAAGTTCCACCAGCATTCCTCGAATTGGGCGCCGAGCACTACACGGAATGGGGCCGAAGAAGGCCGCTGACTGGCCGAGCAATTGGCTCTAAATTCATTTACTATGCCATGCTGCTACTTGGAAATGCAAGTGAATTCATAAGCATTATGGCCTTCTTAGCAATATTGGTCGTTGCAGTTAAGATCATCGCAGGGTTAGGCTGCATATCGCTTTCCATCTATCGCCTCGTCGCCCTCCTTTCGGGACATCATGACGATTCCAATGTGTTTCGTGCACTCATCTTGTTCTATGCTCTCGTGCTTCTCCAAGGTGGATTGTTCATCTTGTGGTTGTGTCTCAAGTTGTATCGTTCTTATCTTGCAAACCACGTGAGCTGCAAGTACGGACTTGAGGACAACAGAGAATTGATTGACAAATATATGGACAAAACCTTGAGCACGGCCATAAAGAATGGGGTGTCAAGTACCATCAACAGGAACCTGGCTTCCTTCGCATCAGACTTGATTAAATCTGACTACAGTCAGGATCACACTGATGCAGTTTTGGTGATGCATACATTGACATCCCAAGAGGAGCATAGAACAAGAACTCTATCCCAGATACAATCCTCGCCGCTCTGTGTTTCCAGGCTGCTTGACATGGTTACCTCAAAGAGCCGCACTGATCAGAGGACAAAAATATGCATCGCAGAAATTGTGGCACATCTTGCTAGCAACCTGCGCCTGGCTGACATATCAGGAGCAACAGAGTCCATATCTTCCATGATTAATCCCTACTTCACGAAAATATCAGCCCCAGCTACCAATGTCAACATTGACCATCAGACAGCTATTGATATCACAACTGACCCGCAGGGGCTTGTTCAGTTAGCCAGCGGTACCAGTGGAGCTGAAAGCAAACCTCTAATTATCCATGGCCTGTTGATTCTTGCCAAGCTTGCAGTTAACCCGGACAACTGCAAACACATATATGATTACAAGGGTCTCCTCTCCAAGATAATATCTCCAGTCAAAAATAAAGTGTATGACATGCCCAGAGATGATGGTATCACCATGGAAATAACTGAGAAGGCACTGGAAGTGGTGAGCATGCTTGTCAGTGGCACAGATGAAACCAATGAAAAGATACGCCGAGAGATTTGTAGCAATGGGATAGCAGTGAATGATATCCGCTCAATCTTGGAAAAGGGCCACATGTACAACAAGCTAAAGGTTCCAGCAACAAAGATCCTTACGGAGCTATCTTTGGATACGTTCACTCAACCTACCCTTGGACTTGATGGCGTAGCGATATTCATTAACTACTTGATGGGTATCTTATTTGCTGCTGCAAATGTGAGTGAAGAACTCAAGAATACCGCAGGGGAAGCATTGGCAGTACTGGCAATGGACAATGCCAATTGTATGAGGATCATGGATTTCAGCAGAGAGACAATTCAGTTGCTCACAGATATGATTCCTACGGAAAACGCCAGATTATATCAAACTGCCATAGCACAACTGCTGATGCAACTTTGTGCAAATTCAAATCCTGCAGAAAGGGAGGAGCGTCTCGCGTCAGTCAAAACAAATCTACATGAG GTGTTCCTTGAGTTGGAGGAGgcgaagcaagccaagatgctcgAGATCGAGGCCACGAATGACAAGATCAAGGCGAAAGAAGTGGCCCTCGCAAGCATGAAGACGGGCGTGAAGATCATGAAGGTTGGTCTGAACACCGTGTCGCCGAGGAAGAAGCtatggttcgagaagatgcacGCCGAAATGCTCAACTTCGACCAGCTGTGA
- the LOC123453053 gene encoding uncharacterized protein LOC123453053 isoform X1 — protein sequence MAEMAMMATQSVVLRLVVVLKDALQLQGARGLNLERSTSGDTPLQQVPELRLNICMVSEMFVQILTTGLGALVLVWGTVVLLGGFSDSLQKVDFWVITAIVFIQTARIVGINVSPEAEFFNQVPPAFLELGAEHYTEWGRRRPLTGRAIGSKFIYYAMLLLGNASEFISIMAFLAILVVAVKIIAGLGCISLSIYRLVALLSGHHDDSNVFRALILFYALVLLQGGLFILWLCLKLYRSYLANHVSCKYGLEDNRELIDKYMDKTLSTAIKNGVSSTINRNLASFASDLIKSDYSQDHTDAVLVMHTLTSQEEHRTRTLSQIQSSPLCVSRLLDMVTSKSRTDQRTKICIAEIVAHLASNLRLADISGATESISSMINPYFTKISAPATNVNIDHQTAIDITTDPQGLVQLASGTSGAESKPLIIHGLLILAKLAVNPDNCKHIYDYKGLLSKIISPVKNKVYDMPRDDGITMEITEKALEVVSMLVSGTDETNEKIRREICSNGIAVNDIRSILEKGHMYNKLKVPATKILTELSLDTFTQPTLGLDGVAIFINYLMGILFAAANVSEELKNTAGEALAVLAMDNANCMRIMDFSRETIQLLTDMIPTENARLYQTAIAQLLMQLCANSNPAEREERLASVKTNLHEVLKVICNVEQAENANQVGSPQHNLGQQQAANVNQAGSPGHNSVQQQAANANQVGSPQHNSGQQQAANTHQAGSPQHNPGQQQSTDTNQVGSPQHNLGQQQAANANQAGSPQHNRGPPSFSRALYRLNSFLGAHHSHAANRNNPSDNLPVVSQLERAKRKSMAAFLGLTLQICDKLEISSDDFDNALALIPLSMDGFVDRLNHIIEQCKGHSFDSLEGKGPSVEYLIIIKTVTKLCTWMMQRKPDCITVFQNRNTSTKLQGALEDMRDLELGILLTGSARDMANYQTLSTIVGVARQMMNANVQV from the exons ATGGCAGAGATGGCGATGATGGCGACTCAATCCGTGGTGCTTCGACTTGTGGTCGTCTTGAAGGATGCACTCCAGCTGCAAGGTGCTCGAGGACTCAACCTTGAACGGTCAACGAGCGGAGACACGCCCTTGCAACAGGTGCCGGAGCTGCGACTTAACATCTGCATGGTATCCGAGATGTTCGTGCAGATCCTTACCACGGGGCTCGGCGCCCTTGTCTTAGTCTGGGGGACCGTCGTCCTGCTCGGCGGTTTCTCCGATTCTCTACAGAAGGTTGATTTCTGGGTCATCACCGCTATCGTCTTCATCCAAACAGCCAG GATCGTGGGCATAAATGTAAGCCCGGAGGCAGAATTTTTCAACCAAGTTCCACCAGCATTCCTCGAATTGGGCGCCGAGCACTACACGGAATGGGGCCGAAGAAGGCCGCTGACTGGCCGAGCAATTGGCTCTAAATTCATTTACTATGCCATGCTGCTACTTGGAAATGCAAGTGAATTCATAAGCATTATGGCCTTCTTAGCAATATTGGTCGTTGCAGTTAAGATCATCGCAGGGTTAGGCTGCATATCGCTTTCCATCTATCGCCTCGTCGCCCTCCTTTCGGGACATCATGACGATTCCAATGTGTTTCGTGCACTCATCTTGTTCTATGCTCTCGTGCTTCTCCAAGGTGGATTGTTCATCTTGTGGTTGTGTCTCAAGTTGTATCGTTCTTATCTTGCAAACCACGTGAGCTGCAAGTACGGACTTGAGGACAACAGAGAATTGATTGACAAATATATGGACAAAACCTTGAGCACGGCCATAAAGAATGGGGTGTCAAGTACCATCAACAGGAACCTGGCTTCCTTCGCATCAGACTTGATTAAATCTGACTACAGTCAGGATCACACTGATGCAGTTTTGGTGATGCATACATTGACATCCCAAGAGGAGCATAGAACAAGAACTCTATCCCAGATACAATCCTCGCCGCTCTGTGTTTCCAGGCTGCTTGACATGGTTACCTCAAAGAGCCGCACTGATCAGAGGACAAAAATATGCATCGCAGAAATTGTGGCACATCTTGCTAGCAACCTGCGCCTGGCTGACATATCAGGAGCAACAGAGTCCATATCTTCCATGATTAATCCCTACTTCACGAAAATATCAGCCCCAGCTACCAATGTCAACATTGACCATCAGACAGCTATTGATATCACAACTGACCCGCAGGGGCTTGTTCAGTTAGCCAGCGGTACCAGTGGAGCTGAAAGCAAACCTCTAATTATCCATGGCCTGTTGATTCTTGCCAAGCTTGCAGTTAACCCGGACAACTGCAAACACATATATGATTACAAGGGTCTCCTCTCCAAGATAATATCTCCAGTCAAAAATAAAGTGTATGACATGCCCAGAGATGATGGTATCACCATGGAAATAACTGAGAAGGCACTGGAAGTGGTGAGCATGCTTGTCAGTGGCACAGATGAAACCAATGAAAAGATACGCCGAGAGATTTGTAGCAATGGGATAGCAGTGAATGATATCCGCTCAATCTTGGAAAAGGGCCACATGTACAACAAGCTAAAGGTTCCAGCAACAAAGATCCTTACGGAGCTATCTTTGGATACGTTCACTCAACCTACCCTTGGACTTGATGGCGTAGCGATATTCATTAACTACTTGATGGGTATCTTATTTGCTGCTGCAAATGTGAGTGAAGAACTCAAGAATACCGCAGGGGAAGCATTGGCAGTACTGGCAATGGACAATGCCAATTGTATGAGGATCATGGATTTCAGCAGAGAGACAATTCAGTTGCTCACAGATATGATTCCTACGGAAAACGCCAGATTATATCAAACTGCCATAGCACAACTGCTGATGCAACTTTGTGCAAATTCAAATCCTGCAGAAAGGGAGGAGCGTCTCGCGTCAGTCAAAACAAATCTACATGAG GTGCTCAAAGTTATATGCAATGTTGAACAAGCAGAAAATGCAAATCAGGTGGGTTCTCCACAGCACAACTTAGGCCAGCAACAAGCAGCAAACGTAAATCAGGCAGGTTCTCCCGGGCATAACTCGGTCCAGCAACAAGCAGCAAATGCAAATCAGGTGGGTTCTCCACAGCACAATTCAGGCCAGCAACAAGCAGCAAACACACATCAGGCGGGTTCTCCCCAGCATAACCCGGGCCAGCAACAATCAACAGACACAAATCAGGTGGGTTCTCCACAGCACAACCTTGGGCAGCAACAAGCAGCAAACGCAAATCAGGCGGGTTCTCCACAGCACAACCGGGGCCCGCCCTCATTTTCTCGGGCACTTTATCGCTTGAACAGTTTTCTCGGGGCGCACCACTCTCACGCTGCTAACAGAAACAATCCCAGTGACAATTTGCCGGTCGTTTCTCAGCTCGAACGTGCTAAAAGAAAATCCATGGCAGCCTTCTTAGGCCTTACATTGCAGATATGTGACAAACTGGAGATCAGCTCTGATGATTTTGATAATGCACTTGCGCTCATTCCTCTTTCCATGGATGGCTTTGTGGATAGACTGAATCATATAATAGAACAGTGCAAGGGCCACTCTTTTGATAGCTTGGAAGGGAAGGGTCCCTCAGTTGAGTACCTGATAATAATCAAGACAGTGACAAAGTTATGTACATGGATGATGCAACGCAAGCCAGACTGCATTACAGTATTCCAGAACAGGAACACTAGCACAAAACTGCAGGGTGCTTTGGAGGATATGAGAGACCTGGAACTAGGTATACTCCTTACCGGCAGTGCACGGGACATGGCTAATTACCAAACCCTTTCAACCATCGTTGGTGTTGCACGGCAGATGATGAATGCTAATGTGCAAGTTTAA